A genome region from Natronobeatus ordinarius includes the following:
- a CDS encoding PQQ-binding-like beta-propeller repeat protein, translated as MTDRFGRRRLLATVGTGLAAGFAGCGYQPGAGELEWTERVGSGGIPGRSGDRRWFAARDRLVAIQNRSGRTHDFDAGRWVDVRDARVTVYDAAGEGRSVTTDAQCDGEPALTADGIYVPLEDGDVTALEWPDEREETEADENATRWTAGREGDPLELVAGDGLVVGVHDDGLLAFDAGSGDRLLELSFEERSFDGVTDVTVAGGSIWLSTDGDEPTLSRLDANGDERTAHSLPSDPQWLEPVDNGVLVGLEPAGDGVVWGVDEAGERWVTLEAGGRIREPPIVVDDRLYLASGGELLAVDVASGERAWMLESSFFGEIVADQEGVYGRRRGVGGAECGLVAVTTAGEERWAATLPDDVGCSGDLFLLEDRLVVVDGGELYGFRREAGRRFTVT; from the coding sequence GTGACCGATCGGTTCGGACGCAGGCGGCTGCTGGCCACCGTCGGAACGGGGCTCGCGGCCGGGTTCGCGGGCTGTGGCTACCAGCCCGGGGCCGGCGAACTCGAGTGGACGGAACGGGTCGGAAGCGGCGGGATACCGGGGCGGTCCGGGGACCGACGGTGGTTCGCCGCCCGCGACCGCCTCGTCGCGATCCAGAACCGGAGCGGCCGGACGCACGACTTCGACGCCGGTCGGTGGGTCGACGTCCGCGACGCCCGCGTCACCGTCTACGATGCGGCCGGCGAGGGGCGGAGCGTGACGACCGACGCCCAGTGCGACGGCGAGCCCGCCCTGACGGCCGACGGCATCTACGTTCCGCTCGAGGACGGCGACGTGACGGCCCTCGAGTGGCCCGACGAGCGCGAGGAAACCGAAGCCGACGAGAACGCGACGCGGTGGACGGCAGGCCGTGAGGGAGACCCCCTCGAGCTGGTCGCTGGCGACGGCCTCGTGGTCGGCGTCCACGACGACGGACTCCTCGCGTTCGACGCTGGTTCAGGCGACCGGCTGCTCGAACTGTCGTTCGAGGAGCGCTCGTTCGACGGCGTCACGGACGTCACCGTCGCCGGCGGTTCTATCTGGCTGAGCACCGATGGAGACGAGCCGACCCTCTCCCGCCTCGACGCCAACGGGGACGAGCGGACGGCGCACTCGCTCCCGTCGGATCCCCAGTGGCTCGAGCCGGTCGATAACGGCGTGCTCGTCGGCCTCGAGCCGGCCGGCGACGGCGTCGTGTGGGGCGTCGACGAGGCGGGCGAGCGGTGGGTCACGCTCGAGGCCGGCGGCCGAATCCGCGAGCCGCCGATCGTCGTCGATGACCGTCTGTATCTCGCTTCGGGCGGGGAGTTGCTGGCCGTCGACGTCGCGAGCGGCGAACGCGCGTGGATGCTCGAGTCGTCGTTCTTCGGCGAGATCGTCGCCGACCAGGAAGGGGTCTACGGGCGCCGCCGAGGCGTGGGCGGTGCCGAGTGCGGACTCGTCGCGGTCACGACGGCGGGCGAAGAACGGTGGGCGGCCACGCTCCCCGACGACGTCGGCTGTTCGGGCGATCTCTTCTTGCTCGAGGATCGCCTCGTCGTCGTCGATGGGGGCGAGCTGTACGGGTTCCGACGGGAGGCCGGTCGTCGGTTCACGGTCACGTGA
- a CDS encoding M48 family metalloprotease, with translation MFDTRLARLEPDRELRVRMVLALALVVALPFAFVYTFVFLANTVGIALLEWANERPYHGEFYVDPLVLSVVVLGGLAVQYRYGPTAVLDSVGARRVSETEYRELHARVTRLAAQADAPTPDVAVIDTELPNAFAVGTAESGTVVVSTGLLELLSDAELEAVLAHEVAHLKNRDASLMTVAWLLPTLTYYLAIAAFYVLYGLFRLLGAGAGGSSGGSRDGRGIAVVVVVIVVCAVLTLTVSAMFWVGSVLLYQVLSRQREYAADQAAAKLTGSPGALASALEKIDETMPEVPDEDLRKYDGGAEALYLAPLESRAFGSKELISTDIFPNTHPPTEARIERLRELARTGVHAV, from the coding sequence ATGTTCGACACTCGCCTCGCTCGACTCGAGCCCGACCGCGAGCTTCGCGTCCGGATGGTCCTCGCGCTCGCGCTCGTGGTCGCGCTCCCGTTCGCGTTCGTCTACACCTTCGTCTTCCTCGCGAACACCGTCGGGATCGCGCTGCTCGAGTGGGCGAACGAGCGTCCGTATCACGGCGAATTCTACGTCGATCCGCTCGTGCTCTCGGTCGTCGTCCTCGGTGGGCTCGCTGTCCAGTATCGGTACGGACCGACGGCGGTGCTCGACTCCGTCGGCGCCCGTCGCGTTTCCGAGACCGAGTATCGGGAGCTCCACGCGAGGGTGACCCGACTCGCCGCACAGGCCGACGCGCCGACGCCCGACGTGGCGGTGATCGACACCGAGTTGCCGAACGCGTTCGCGGTCGGCACCGCGGAGTCGGGAACCGTCGTGGTCTCGACTGGGTTGCTCGAGTTGCTCTCCGACGCCGAACTCGAGGCGGTCCTGGCACACGAGGTCGCCCACCTCAAGAACCGTGACGCGAGCCTGATGACTGTCGCGTGGCTGTTGCCGACGCTCACCTACTACCTCGCGATCGCCGCCTTCTACGTCCTCTACGGGCTGTTCCGACTGCTCGGCGCCGGTGCCGGCGGCTCGAGCGGCGGGAGCCGGGACGGCCGGGGGATCGCAGTCGTGGTCGTCGTGATCGTCGTCTGTGCCGTCCTCACGCTCACCGTCTCGGCGATGTTCTGGGTCGGGAGCGTCCTGCTGTATCAGGTGCTTTCCCGACAGCGCGAGTACGCCGCCGACCAGGCCGCCGCCAAGCTGACCGGTTCGCCCGGCGCGCTCGCGAGCGCACTCGAGAAGATCGACGAGACGATGCCGGAGGTGCCGGACGAAGACCTCCGAAAGTACGACGGTGGTGCGGAGGCGCTCTACCTCGCCCCGCTCGAGTCGCGGGCGTTCGGCTCGAAGGAGCTGATCAGCACCGACATCTTCCCGAACACGCATCCACCGACGGAGGCGCGGATCGAGCGACTGCGGGAGCTCGCCAGAACGGGGGTGCACGCGGTGTGA
- the glmS gene encoding methylaspartate mutase subunit S has protein sequence MATKVILGVIGSDAHVVGITILEQALSASGFDVVNLGMQTSQEEFVEAAAAHDAEAILVSSLYGHAKQDCEGFHERIEEADLDVVTYIGGNLAVGQDDFAETRAFFRELGFDRVFDSKTDPEEAIAALRADFDLHSSEDERERTPSLSA, from the coding sequence ATGGCGACGAAAGTCATCCTCGGTGTGATCGGATCCGACGCCCACGTCGTTGGGATCACGATTCTGGAACAGGCGCTGTCGGCGAGCGGATTCGACGTCGTCAACCTCGGCATGCAGACCTCCCAGGAGGAGTTCGTCGAGGCCGCAGCGGCCCACGACGCCGAGGCGATCCTCGTCTCCTCGCTGTACGGCCACGCCAAGCAGGACTGTGAGGGGTTCCACGAACGGATCGAGGAAGCCGATCTCGACGTCGTCACGTACATCGGTGGCAACCTCGCAGTCGGACAGGACGACTTCGCCGAGACCCGGGCGTTCTTCCGCGAGCTCGGGTTCGACCGCGTCTTCGACTCGAAGACCGACCCCGAGGAGGCGATCGCCGCCCTGCGGGCGGACTTCGATCTCCACTCGAGCGAGGACGAACGGGAACGGACGCCCTCGCTCAGCGCCTGA
- a CDS encoding winged helix-turn-helix domain-containing protein: MEESDGEDIADLPPSAKLVFKVLEYDGPLTQKQIVEESMLSARTVRYALERLGNIGIVDEDIYFADARQSLYRIPEPVTADGGVDDSCPNEDACCAE, translated from the coding sequence ATGGAAGAGAGTGACGGTGAAGATATTGCCGACCTGCCACCGAGTGCGAAACTCGTATTCAAAGTGCTCGAGTACGACGGGCCGCTGACGCAGAAACAGATCGTCGAGGAGTCGATGCTGTCGGCACGAACGGTGCGGTACGCACTCGAGCGACTCGGAAACATCGGAATTGTCGACGAGGACATCTACTTTGCGGACGCGCGACAGAGTTTATATCGGATCCCCGAGCCCGTGACGGCGGACGGTGGCGTCGACGACTCGTGTCCGAACGAAGACGCCTGCTGCGCGGAGTAA
- a CDS encoding DNA-directed RNA polymerase subunit H → MVDVSQHELVPEHTVLEEESLEEVLEEYNIDRTDLPKIKRTDAALPDEAEVGDVIEIVRDSRTTEQAVVYRLVVE, encoded by the coding sequence ATGGTAGACGTAAGCCAACACGAACTCGTTCCAGAGCACACCGTCCTCGAGGAGGAGTCCCTCGAGGAAGTGCTCGAAGAGTACAACATCGACCGTACCGACTTGCCAAAGATCAAACGGACCGACGCTGCCTTGCCCGACGAGGCAGAGGTCGGCGACGTTATCGAGATCGTTCGAGACTCACGAACGACAGAGCAGGCGGTCGTATACCGCCTCGTGGTAGAATAA